One genomic region from Sphingobacterium sp. UGAL515B_05 encodes:
- a CDS encoding FUSC family protein: MNTVSLKKRLYRIYILMIRFMQGEHSGDALRNVFISIIPSLALYLLGAQASTAIGIGVGSLLTTLTDPPGNRKDKLSSALVCIPTFFVASLFTAIVFPYHWPLVILLAAAGFICTLYGIFGARYAAIGNMTLILMSFVIGMAPQQPFAVSLQITTGSIIYYFFSLLQAYIQPYRSLKHAMANGFHGLSQFLLIRSQSYDPDIPLNITYSRVGKIHGQISEQQEQIRSLLFREKKIISQQWHKSNYWLSQVYGLIDLHELIIALDHDYDAIRKNLADTGSLPLIRQTIKLLALEIDSFSQPNKRFRYAHQLYHNNFKINALLQDLKEIQEEQAGQAKSILCSIISNIEAIIDVLNRIQVAFYQNQEIQDKIDCSEYQQFINRPLRNLADLKSKLHLNNPLFRFAVRMALLFGTGALIGILFLDFKYTYWILLTIAIVARPAFSMTKKRNIERIVGTFSGIIVGIFCLIAIHFLPALLTIAALGLFGFFLFNRSNYMVSVIFITLGIVIALNLFEGNINLILGSRMLFTLIGAFLAIAGYFLIPVRQSTGMVQLAKEVSLYNEHYFQIINNRLSDERQSSFDIRLARKKAQTAMALFSDAINQMKKEPEHKWMDWSHIHHFQALSYQVNSHLVGLSLSLNKKTNHHLTYDIHSRIDALKPLLTDLNQIAERINLKKS; the protein is encoded by the coding sequence ATGAACACTGTATCCTTGAAGAAAAGACTCTACCGTATTTATATCCTAATGATACGATTTATGCAAGGCGAGCATTCTGGAGACGCTTTACGTAATGTTTTCATCAGTATCATCCCAAGTTTAGCTCTCTACTTATTGGGAGCGCAAGCGAGCACGGCAATTGGAATCGGTGTCGGATCGTTGTTAACAACACTCACAGATCCTCCTGGAAACAGAAAAGATAAACTTTCTTCGGCTCTTGTCTGCATCCCCACCTTCTTTGTTGCCTCATTGTTTACAGCGATTGTATTTCCATATCATTGGCCCTTGGTGATATTGCTAGCGGCGGCGGGTTTTATCTGTACGTTATACGGTATTTTTGGAGCTCGTTATGCTGCAATTGGAAACATGACATTGATTCTCATGAGTTTTGTGATCGGAATGGCCCCACAACAGCCCTTTGCTGTTAGTTTACAGATTACAACAGGATCCATTATATATTACTTTTTTAGCCTTTTACAGGCCTATATACAACCTTATCGCTCGCTAAAACATGCGATGGCCAATGGTTTTCATGGATTGTCCCAATTTCTATTGATACGATCTCAGTCTTACGATCCCGATATTCCTTTGAATATAACGTACAGTCGCGTAGGCAAAATTCATGGCCAGATCAGCGAACAACAGGAACAAATCAGGTCCCTTCTTTTTCGAGAAAAAAAAATCATAAGTCAACAGTGGCATAAAAGCAATTATTGGCTCAGTCAAGTTTATGGGTTAATTGACCTCCATGAGTTAATTATTGCACTCGATCACGACTATGATGCGATTCGCAAAAACCTTGCAGATACGGGCAGCCTCCCTTTAATTCGTCAAACAATCAAATTATTAGCTTTAGAAATTGATAGCTTTTCACAACCTAACAAGAGGTTTCGGTATGCACATCAATTATATCATAATAACTTTAAAATTAATGCCCTCTTACAGGATTTAAAAGAAATTCAAGAAGAGCAGGCCGGTCAAGCAAAAAGTATATTATGTTCGATCATAAGCAACATCGAAGCAATTATTGATGTACTCAACCGAATTCAGGTGGCTTTTTATCAAAATCAGGAAATCCAGGATAAGATTGACTGTAGTGAGTACCAACAATTTATCAATCGACCTTTGCGCAATCTCGCTGATCTAAAAAGTAAACTCCATCTGAATAACCCGCTTTTTCGCTTTGCCGTTCGGATGGCTCTTCTTTTTGGAACAGGTGCATTGATTGGTATTCTATTTTTGGATTTTAAATATACCTATTGGATCTTACTAACGATCGCTATTGTTGCCAGACCAGCATTTTCAATGACAAAAAAGCGTAATATAGAGCGTATTGTAGGCACATTCTCGGGTATAATAGTTGGCATATTCTGCTTAATTGCTATTCATTTTCTCCCGGCTCTTCTTACCATAGCTGCATTAGGTCTTTTCGGATTCTTTTTATTCAATCGATCTAATTACATGGTCAGTGTCATCTTTATTACCTTGGGAATTGTGATTGCGCTCAATTTGTTTGAAGGCAATATCAATCTCATTTTAGGCAGCCGAATGCTTTTTACACTTATTGGAGCATTCTTGGCTATAGCAGGTTATTTCTTGATACCTGTACGCCAGAGCACTGGCATGGTTCAGCTGGCAAAAGAGGTATCTCTTTACAACGAACATTATTTCCAGATCATCAATAACCGTCTGTCGGACGAAAGACAAAGTTCCTTTGATATACGACTGGCTCGCAAAAAAGCACAGACTGCCATGGCCCTGTTTTCAGACGCTATCAATCAAATGAAAAAAGAACCCGAACACAAATGGATGGATTGGTCACATATCCACCATTTTCAGGCACTCTCTTATCAGGTCAACTCCCATTTGGTGGGTCTTTCGCTATCGTTAAACAAAAAGACGAATCACCACCTGACGTATGATATCCATAGTAGAATTGATGCACTTAAACCTCTTTTAACAGATTTAAATCAAATTGCAGAACGGATCAACTTAAAGAAATCATAA